The following proteins are encoded in a genomic region of Nicotiana sylvestris chromosome 4, ASM39365v2, whole genome shotgun sequence:
- the LOC104223917 gene encoding peroxidase 11-like, which yields MAKKFLLKETTKIHMNQISIESLTRKSKKAVIIYLVPVLVRAKVEGVKFWLVIIEDNGFGHLQKLYHEKTQAFYDAVLLVGGPYWDVPLGRKDSRSAGYALTDTNLPTADEGLIFIISKFISQGLSVTDMVALSGAHTIGKARCVNFKKRIYGDFLMTTSLNPISHTYLSNLKSVCPPIGTESDNNETAMDYVTPNLFDNSYYHVLLRGEGLINSDQELYSSFLGIQTKKLVEEYAVNPIAFFEQFAESMVKLGNITNLETCVNGEVRKNCRYVNT from the exons ATGGCAAAGAAGTTCCTGCT CAAGGAAACAACAAAGATTCACATGAACCAGATAAGCATTGAATCTTTGACTCGAAAGTCAAAAAAAGCTGTGATAATTTACCTGGTGCCTGTATTAGTAAGAG CAAAAGTTGAAGGGGTCAAATTTTGGCTTGTAATTATAGAAGACAATGGGTTTGGTCACTTGCAAAAACTCTATCATGAAAAGACACAAGCCTTTTATGATGCAGTTCTTCTG GTTGGTGGACCATATTGGGATGTTCCATTAGGTAGAAAAGACTCAAGAAGTGCAGGATATGCCTTAACTGATACAAATCTTCCAACAGCTGATGAAGGACTTATTTTCATTATTTCTAAGTTTATATCTCAGGGCCTTTCTGTTACTGATATGGTTGCTCTTTCTG GTGCCCATACAATTGGGAAGGCTCGCTGTGTGAATTTCAAGAAGAGAATATATGGAGATTTCCTAATGACTACTTCATTGAATCCAATTTCTCATACATACCTTAGTAACTTGAAATCAGTCTGTCCTCCTATTGGAACTGAATCAGACAACAATGAAACAGCCATGGACTATGTCACGCCCAATTTATTTGACAATTCTTATTACCATGTTTTGCTTAGAGGAGAAGGACTCATCAATTCAGACCAAGAACTCTATTCAAGTTTCCTTGGAATTCAAACAAAAAAACTTGTTGAGGAATATGCTGTAAATCCAATTGCATTCTTTGAGCAATTCGCGGAGTCCATGGTAAAATTAGGGAACATTACGAATCTTGAGACTTGTGTGAATGGTGAAGTTAGGAAGAATTGCAGGTATGTGAACACATAA
- the LOC104223900 gene encoding ASC1-like protein, whose translation MGVLEMGNYIDWEQESYPQYEDFIVLPLFALFFPTVRYFLDKFVFEKVARRLIFGKKRLVLENETDRQRIRLRKFKESAWKCMYFLSAEVFALSVTYNELWLKTTRYYWVGPGNQVWPEQKYKSKLKALYMYAGGFYAYSIFALIFWETRRSDFGVSMSHHVATAILIVLSYIFRFARVGSVVLALHDASDVFLEIGKMSKYSGAEGLASFSFVLFALSWIVLRLTYFPFWVLWSTSYEVIQTLDKEKHKVEGPIYYYVFNSLLYCLLVLHIYWWVLIYRMLVKQIQSRGQLSEDVRSDSEEEDDHEH comes from the exons ATGGGTGTGCTTGAAATGGGGAATTATATTGATTGGGAACAAGAATCGTACCCACAATATGAAGATTTCATAGTGCTTCCTTTGTTTGCCCTTTTCTTTCCCACTGTCAGATATTTTCTTGATAAATTCGTATTTGAG AAAGTGGCTAGGAGGTTAATATTTGGTAAAAAAAGGTTGGTGCTGGAAAATGAGACAGATAGACAGAGAATAAGGTTACGGAAATTCAAAGAATCAGCATGGAAATGTATGTATTTTCTATCAGCAGAAGTTTTCGCACTTTCAGTGACCTACAACGAGCTTTGGTTGAAAACAACCAGATACTATTGGGTAGGGCCTGGAAATCAGGTCTGGCCTGAGCAGAAATATAA GTCAAAGCTAAAGGCACTGTATATGTATGCTGGTGGATTCTATGCATATTCGATATTTGCACTAATATTCTGGGAAACAAGACGATCCGACTTTGGGGTGTCAATGAGTCATCATGTTGCCACTGCGATTCTTATTGTCTTGTCCTATATTTTCAG GTTTGCAAGAGTTGGTTCAGTTGTTTTAGCGCTTCATGATGCCAGTGATGTATTCCTGGAAATAGGGAAAATGTCCAAATACAGTGGTGCTGAAGGTCTTGCCAGTTTTTCATTTGTGCTTTTTGCTTTATCTTGGATTGTACTTCGCCTCACATACTTCCCTTTCTGGGTTCTTTGGAGTACAAG TTACGAAGTTATCCAGACCTTGGATAAGGAGAAGCACAAAGTTGAAGGACCAATCTACTACTACGTATTCAATTCCCTTCTATACTGCTTGCTGGTTCTTCATATATATTGGTGGGTGTTGATATACCGGATGCTTGTTAAACAAATCCAGTCTAGGGGCCAACTAAGTGAGGATGTTAGATCTG ATTCAGAAGAGGAAGATGACCATGAACATTGA
- the LOC104223873 gene encoding protein SOB FIVE-LIKE 1-like translates to MESSKLTGGTEECSNESGWTMYIASPIHQYNQEDYDNGDERNSRKRDKYLYNDNDDDDNEDGESDDSLVSDATSGPGHQEVCTSIDRSHGKLQFKHAENETTKLSNKEHHGQVKKKLYDTNIKAAKEDSGHKAKSRIGYACSRSTSRRKY, encoded by the coding sequence ATGGAGTCATCTAAACTCACTGGAGGCACAGAAGAATGCAGCAACGAGTCGGGATGGACAATGTATATCGCTTCTCCTATTCATCAATATAATCAAGAAGACTACGATAATGGTGATGAAAGAAATTCGAGGAAGAGAGATAAGTATCTTTACAATGATAATGACGATGATGACAATGAAGATGGCGAGAGTGATGACTCCTTAGTTTCGGATGCCACGTCTGGTCCAGGTCATCAAGAAGTATGCACAAGCATCGATAGAAGTCATGGGAAGCTTCAATTTAAGCATGCAGAAAATGAAACAACGAAGCTTTCAAACAAGGAACACCACGGACAGGTGAAGAAGAAACTGTATGATACAAATATAAAAGCAGCAAAAGAAGATTCAGGACACAAAGCAAAAAGCAGAATAGGTTATGCGTGTAGCAGATCAACATCTAGGAGAAAATATTAG
- the LOC104223882 gene encoding 6-phosphogluconate dehydrogenase, decarboxylating 1 — protein sequence MATPTRIGLAGLAVMGQNLALNIAEKGFPISVYNRSTSKVDETVERAKKEGNLPLYGFHDPESFVLSIQKPRVIIILVKAGAPVDQTIKTLSAYMEKGDCIIDGGNEWYENTERREKEMAEKGLLYLGMGVSGGEEGARNGPSLMPGGSFEAYKNIEDILLKVAAQVDSGPCVTYIGEGGSGNFVKMVHNGIEYGDMQLIAEAYDVLKSVGKLSNDELQQVFSDWNKGELLSFLIEITADIFGIKDDKGDGYLVDKVLDKTGMKGTGKWTVQQAAELSVAAPTIASSLDSRFLSGLKDERVQAAKVFKASGVSDILVDQSVDKNQLIDDVRKALYASKICSYAQGMNLIRAKSVEKGWDLKLGELARIWKGGCIIRAIFLDRIKGAYDRNPDLANLLVDEEFAKEMVERQSAWRRVVCLAINSGISTPGMSSSLAYFDSYRRERLPANLVQAQRDYFGAHTYERIDVPGSYHTEWFKIARQSKN from the coding sequence ATGGCTACACCGACAAGAATTGGCCTTGCTGGGCTTGCTGTTATGGGACAAAATCTTGCTCTCAATATTGCCGAGAAAGGATTTCCTATATCTGTTTACAACCGATCCACTTCAAAAGTTGACGAGACTGTTGAACGAGCTAAAAAGGAAGGAAATCTTCCTCTTTATGGCTTTCATGATCCAGAGTCCTTTGTACTCTCCATCCAAAAGCCCCGTGTCATAATCATTCTTGTCAAGGCCGGTGCACCAGTTGATCAGACCATCAAAACCCTTTCTGCTTACATGGAGAAAGGAGACTGTATCATTGATGGTGGCAACGAATGGTATGAGAACACTGAGAGGAGAGAGAAAGAAATGGCCGAGAAGGGTCTTCTTTATCTAGGAATGGGAGTTTCAGGCGGTGAAGAGGGTGCTCGCAACGGACCCTCACTGATGCCTGGAGGCTCTTTTGAAGCCTACAAGAACATAGAGGACATCTTGCTAAAGGTTGCAGCTCAAGTCGACAGTGGCCCTTGTGTTACATATATTGGTGAAGGAGGTTCTGGAAATTTTGTTAAGATGGTTCATAATGGAATTGAATATGGTGACATGCAGTTAATTGCAGAGGCTTATGATGTGCTAAAATCTGTTGGCAAGCTCTCTAATGATGAATTACAACAAGTCTTCTCGGACTGGAACAAAGGAGAGCTTCTGAGCTTCTTGATTGAAATCACAGCTGATATATTTGGAATCAAGGATGATAAAGGAGACGGGTATCTTGTAGACAAAGTTTTGGATAAAACTGGGATGAAAGGTACTGGTAAATGGACCGTTCAGCAAGCTGCTGAGCTGTCAGTTGCTGCACCCACAATAGCTTCATCATTGGATTCAAGATTCCTTAGTGGATTAAAGGATGAAAGGGTTCAAGCAGCTAAAGTATTTAAAGCTAGCGGGGTTAGTGATATCCTTGTTGACCAGTCCGTGGATAAGAATCAGTTGATTGACGATGTGAGAAAGGCACTTTATGCATCCAAAATATGTAGCTATGCTCAGGGCATGAATTTGATAAGGGCAAAGAGCGTTGAAAAGGGATGGGATTTGAAACTAGGGGAACTTGCTAGGATTTGGAAGGGTGGTTGTATTATCCGTGCTATATTTTTGGATCGGATCAAGGGGGCTTATGACAGAAACCCGGATCTTGCTAATCTACTTGTGGATGAAGAATTTGCAAAAGAGATGGTTGAACGACAGTCTGCTTGGCGAAGAGTAGTCTGCCTTGCTATCAACTCGGGTATTAGTACACCGGGTATGTCTTCAAGTCTTGCTTACTTTGACTCGTACAGGAGGGAAAGACTTCCTGCCAATTTGGTTCAAGCTCAGAGAGATTATTTTGGTGCTCATACATATGAGAGGATTGATGTGCCGGGATCTTACCATACCGAGTGGTTCAAGATTGCGAGACAGTCAAAGAACTGA